One genomic region from Anabaena sp. PCC 7108 encodes:
- a CDS encoding efflux RND transporter permease subunit has translation MVQTNNSKSAREVFNISRWAIKFSWLTVCFWIAVTVAGILAFGSLKYALFPDITFPVVVVNAQAPLTSALDTETKLTKPLEESLKSLAGIENIRSSTYPGQSAVSLLFAVGTNLETSTENTKTALKGLKLPAGANYKIIPLNLNESSVISYAIESQSGNLADLQKLADEKILPAIAKLPGVLKVSLLGAPPKSPPINPTNATAALTQGGANLVRFNGQDVLSFQVIKRGNANALEVVSRVEQEVQNLRSTLKDVKLTLATTQAEYIRKATQSTIDALMEAIILAVVVIFPFLWNWRATLISALAIPTSLLATFIVMAIFGFNLETITLLALALVIGSVIDDAIIDVENIMRHIEEGQTPREAAYSATDEIGLTVVATTATSVAVFLPIGLMGGVVGQFFEPFGITVSAAYIASTLVARTLSPVLSIYWLKPVKKNSKNRELNHEEREEREDKSVSKSSWVSLANIGVYFTDAYRNLLSWSLNHRKIVIALAVFSFIAGIALVPFIPKGFIPKLDRGEFNITYTSPLPKIPDLAALQLEGSGSTSLTNQAGSREQGAGGRGSALLPNPQSQIPIPNPLNDSLEVAKKLEAVVRKYPDVETVFTTIGSRGGEPNKGILYVKLKEDRTIKTAELQDQLRQSLPQLPGVTTSVEDIQFVDTGGEKPLQIALRGNDLKSLNQAAKTIKDRITKISGFADVTVTGDTNNADQVFQVERLNQQRVAYISANLGQGLTLGDATDKIVAEAKSVLPADVTLGLGGDSARQNEVFGSFISTLILSALCIIVVLILLFRSWVDPLVIGVSLPLAVVGAMLALLLTKSDFGMISLIGFVFLLGLANKNAIVLVDYITQLRQAGLDRTAAILKAGPVRLRPIMMTTVSTLLGMLPIALGFGAGSELRSPMAVAIAGGLVTSTILSLIVVPVVYAILDDWFPRQKVTGNR, from the coding sequence ATGGTACAAACTAATAACTCAAAATCCGCACGCGAAGTTTTTAATATCTCCAGATGGGCAATTAAATTCTCGTGGTTGACGGTGTGTTTTTGGATAGCGGTGACGGTAGCGGGTATTCTCGCTTTCGGTTCTCTCAAATACGCTTTGTTCCCAGATATTACCTTTCCCGTGGTGGTGGTAAATGCTCAAGCACCTCTAACTTCTGCTTTAGATACCGAAACCAAGTTAACTAAACCACTGGAAGAAAGCCTCAAGTCTCTAGCAGGAATTGAAAATATCCGTTCCTCAACCTATCCAGGGCAAAGTGCTGTTAGCCTGTTGTTTGCAGTGGGGACAAATTTAGAAACTTCTACTGAGAACACTAAAACAGCACTGAAGGGGTTAAAACTCCCGGCAGGAGCTAATTATAAGATTATTCCTTTAAATCTGAATGAGTCATCAGTGATTAGCTATGCCATTGAGAGTCAGTCAGGCAATTTGGCTGATTTGCAGAAATTGGCCGATGAGAAGATTTTACCAGCGATCGCAAAATTGCCAGGAGTTCTCAAAGTCTCACTATTAGGCGCTCCACCAAAATCACCTCCAATCAATCCTACCAATGCCACGGCGGCTTTAACTCAGGGGGGCGCAAATTTAGTTAGATTTAATGGTCAAGATGTACTATCGTTTCAAGTCATCAAGCGTGGTAATGCTAACGCCTTAGAAGTAGTCAGTCGAGTGGAACAGGAAGTACAAAACCTGCGTTCTACTTTAAAAGATGTCAAACTTACCCTAGCAACTACCCAAGCTGAATATATCCGCAAAGCTACCCAGTCAACCATAGATGCGTTGATGGAAGCTATCATCTTGGCAGTTGTGGTAATTTTCCCATTTTTATGGAATTGGCGAGCTACTTTAATTTCTGCTTTGGCAATTCCTACATCTTTGTTAGCGACGTTTATTGTTATGGCGATTTTTGGCTTTAACCTAGAAACAATTACATTGTTAGCTTTGGCTTTAGTGATTGGTAGTGTCATTGATGATGCCATCATTGATGTAGAAAACATCATGCGCCACATTGAAGAAGGACAAACTCCCCGCGAAGCTGCATACTCAGCTACTGATGAAATTGGTTTAACAGTCGTCGCTACAACGGCCACATCTGTTGCTGTTTTCTTACCTATCGGTTTAATGGGTGGAGTCGTCGGGCAGTTTTTCGAGCCTTTCGGAATTACGGTTTCTGCTGCTTATATTGCTTCTACATTAGTCGCTCGGACTTTATCACCAGTTTTATCTATTTATTGGCTCAAACCTGTTAAGAAAAATTCCAAGAACAGAGAATTGAACCACGAAGAACGCGAAGAACGCGAAGACAAGAGTGTATCCAAGAGTTCTTGGGTAAGTCTTGCAAATATCGGAGTTTATTTTACCGACGCTTATCGAAATTTACTCTCTTGGTCTTTAAATCACCGCAAAATAGTTATTGCTTTAGCTGTATTCAGTTTTATTGCCGGAATTGCTCTAGTTCCCTTTATTCCTAAAGGATTTATTCCCAAATTAGATCGCGGTGAATTTAATATTACTTACACTTCACCTTTGCCGAAAATCCCTGATTTGGCAGCATTGCAACTAGAAGGCAGTGGTTCGACTTCGCTCACCAACCAAGCAGGGAGCAGGGAACAGGGAGCAGGGGGCAGGGGAAGCGCACTTTTACCTAATCCCCAATCCCAAATCCCTATTCCTAACCCTCTTAATGATTCTTTAGAGGTGGCGAAAAAACTAGAAGCAGTGGTGAGAAAATATCCAGATGTGGAAACTGTTTTTACTACGATTGGTTCGCGTGGAGGTGAGCCAAATAAAGGAATTCTCTATGTCAAACTGAAGGAAGACCGCACAATTAAAACAGCAGAATTACAAGACCAATTACGCCAAAGTTTGCCTCAACTTCCTGGTGTGACTACTAGTGTGGAAGATATTCAATTTGTGGATACTGGTGGAGAAAAACCTTTACAAATAGCACTTCGCGGTAATGATTTAAAAAGTTTGAATCAAGCTGCTAAGACTATTAAAGACCGGATTACGAAAATTTCAGGTTTTGCAGATGTCACAGTTACAGGAGATACAAATAACGCAGATCAGGTTTTTCAAGTTGAACGACTAAACCAGCAACGAGTAGCATACATCAGTGCTAACTTGGGTCAGGGTTTAACTTTGGGTGATGCTACAGATAAAATAGTTGCAGAAGCTAAAAGCGTTTTACCTGCTGATGTCACTTTAGGTTTAGGTGGAGATTCTGCCCGACAAAACGAGGTTTTTGGGAGTTTTATTTCCACTTTGATTTTATCGGCTTTGTGTATTATCGTTGTGTTGATTTTACTGTTTAGAAGTTGGGTAGATCCTTTAGTAATTGGCGTTTCTCTACCTTTGGCTGTGGTGGGGGCAATGTTAGCATTACTCTTAACGAAGAGTGATTTTGGCATGATTTCTTTGATTGGTTTTGTATTCTTGCTGGGACTGGCAAATAAAAATGCTATTGTTTTGGTAGATTACATTACTCAGTTACGCCAAGCAGGTTTAGACCGCACGGCAGCTATTCTCAAAGCTGGGCCAGTCAGACTTAGACCAATTATGATGACTACTGTCTCTACTCTGTTGGGAATGTTACCTATTGCTTTGGGTTTTGGTGCGGGTTCTGAATTGCGATCGCCTATGGCCGTTGCTATTGCTGGTGGTTTGGTGACTTCTACTATTCTCAGTTTGATTGTTGTACCGGTTGTCTATGCAATTTTAGATGATTGGTTTCCTCGTCAGAAGGTGACAGGGAACAGGTGA